Within Pirellulales bacterium, the genomic segment CCAGTCGAGCGAATCGATCACCACGGTCTGGTACTCGTGCGACTCAGCATGCAGCGCCGTCAGCGCCGCCACGACCTCGTCGAGCGTTTGCGCTACGGGGAATTTATCGCAGTCGATCTCGGCCAGGCCGTCTTCAGTCTGGATGAAGATCGGCGCCGGGGCGCTGGCGGCGAAGGTGCTCTTGCCGATTCCCTCGGTACCGTAGAGGACGAGCCTGGGGGGAAGGGGCTGTTTGCCTTTGTGGATCTGCGCAAGCAGGCTCATGCGGCTAATTCCTTGGTTGGACTGACTGGGTGAATGAACGAGGAAGCGAGTGGGAACGCGACAGTAGGCGGCGATCGGTAGCTACTGTTTACCTACCGATCCGCCGCCCGAACTGTCGCAAAACTATTGGAGATAGTC encodes:
- a CDS encoding AAA family ATPase, which produces MSLLAQIHKGKQPLPPRLVLYGTEGIGKSTFAASAPAPIFIQTEDGLAEIDCDKFPVAQTLDEVVAALTALHAESHEYQTVVIDSLDW